One genomic region from Quercus robur chromosome 4, dhQueRobu3.1, whole genome shotgun sequence encodes:
- the LOC126722500 gene encoding F-box protein At5g49610-like: MEEANIPFFHVDIASEVLSRLSAKDLSSSKCVSKGWNSFISSTSFLHILSKRLEREGPSGLFFQMFKDNVDCVSRPITYIPIHKNKSFVQNNILKFLPEKVVIMSSCNGLLCCRSCIHPIDDIYRRVRNREAKELVIYICNPMTKEWIALKPEGCVVGDSIGLAFYPFGYSLNTRPIFKLVSIQQSKVDPHLYSFAVYSSQTGSWTTSKEVCHCRYQIYKNNKVFVGKMFNWLTQNHHILSFDVERELSKVIKLPGEASSSLILGCSEGYLHYVCVHGEDFSVWMLKDYSSSEWVLKYQVTLVDICQESYTDLTHCNVKRRLLLAFHEDLLFMPMDRCLFSYNFRSRKLQQLCYISMLQDLILSNPTVIPYSISLAAAGVFKEDQSDENKSSEDLRDVSSLKISKRKRTC; encoded by the coding sequence GTTTATTAGTAGTACTTCATTCTTGCATATACTTTCTAAACGGTTAGAACGAGAAGGACCTTCTGGGCTTTTCTTTCAAATGTTCAAGGATAATGTGGATTGTGTTTCTAGACCTATCACATACATTCCTATTCACAAGAACAAATCATTCGTCCAAAACAACATATTGAAGTTTCTTCCAGAGAAAGTTGTTATCATGTCTTCGTGTAATGGGCTTCTCTGTTGCCGGAGTTGCATCCATCCTATTGATGATATATATAGAAGAGTGCGAAATAGGGAGGCAAAGGAACTGGTGATATACATTTGCAACCCAATGACTAAAGAATGGATTGCATTGAAGCCAGAAGGGTGTGTTGTTGGTGATAGCATTGGATTAGCTTTCTATCCATTTGGTTATTCATTAAACACTCGCCCTATTTTCAAGTTGGTAAGCATTCAACAATCAAAAGTGGATCCACATTTGTATTCATTTGCAGTGTACTCCTCACAGACAGGTAGTTGGACAACTTCTAAAGAGGTTTGCCATTGCAGATATCAaatttacaaaaacaataaagttTTCGTTGGCAAGATGTTCAATTGGCTAACTCAGAACCAccatattttgagttttgacgTCGAAAGAGAGCTTTCTAAGGTGATTAAGTTACCTGGTGAAGCTTCAAGTTCACTCATTCTTGGATGTTCTGAAGGATATCTTCattatgtgtgtgtgcatgGTGAAGATTTTAGTGTGTGGATGTTGAAAGATTATTCCTCATCTGAGTGGGTGCTCAAGTATCAGGTGACATTGGTTGATATATGTCAAGAAAGTTATACAGATTTGACTCACTGTAATGTAAAAAGGCGCTTGCTTTTGGCTTTCCATGAAGATTTGTTGTTTATGCCAATGGATAGGTGTTTGTTCTCATACAATTTTAGGAGTAGGAAACTGCAGCAGCTTTGCTATATATCTATGCTACAAGATTTAATTTTGTCGAATCCAACTGTGATCCCATATTCCATTAGCTTGGCAGCTGCAGGGGTTTTCAAGGAAGATCAAAGTGATGAGAACAAGTCGAGTGAAGATCTAAGGGATGTTTCATccttgaaaatttcaaaaagaaaaaggacatGTTAG